A genomic window from Promicromonospora sukumoe includes:
- a CDS encoding ROK family transcriptional regulator gives MVEVARDVVQQVPKVSGAGDMFQLLRDGRPRTRADLAAVTGQARSTVAARIDLLMAAGLIAPAGEATSTGGRPPATFAFAPSARVVLGVDLGATHARLALTDLASTVLAQRDLPLLITDGPDLVLDRVAETGAELLHEAGRTTSDLAGVGVGLPGPVEHATGKPNNPPIMPGWDNADVPEILGSRFHAPVLVDNDVNIMALGEHRAAWPGVADLLFVKVATGIGAGIIADGALRRGAQGSAGDIGHVAVPGVTDIACRCGNVGCLEAIASGQAVASRLEGAVTSADVVALVRAGDVAASQAVRQAGRDIGAVLATSVSLLNPSMIVIGGILADAGEHIVAGIREVVYQRSLPLATQHLRIVTARTGTQAGVLGASAMAVDQALSSDAVDRLVA, from the coding sequence ATGGTGGAAGTGGCACGGGACGTGGTCCAGCAGGTACCCAAGGTGTCCGGAGCGGGAGATATGTTCCAGCTCCTGCGCGACGGCAGACCCCGCACACGGGCGGATCTCGCCGCCGTGACGGGACAGGCGCGCTCAACGGTAGCGGCGCGCATCGACCTGCTGATGGCGGCGGGTCTGATCGCGCCCGCGGGCGAGGCGACGTCGACCGGCGGCCGCCCGCCCGCGACGTTCGCGTTCGCGCCGTCGGCCCGTGTGGTGCTGGGTGTGGACCTCGGCGCGACGCACGCGCGGCTCGCCCTGACCGACCTCGCCTCGACGGTGCTGGCCCAGCGCGACCTGCCGCTGCTCATCACGGACGGGCCGGACCTGGTGCTCGACCGCGTGGCCGAGACCGGCGCCGAGCTGCTGCACGAGGCGGGGCGCACCACCAGCGACCTCGCCGGCGTCGGCGTCGGCCTGCCCGGGCCCGTGGAGCACGCGACCGGCAAGCCGAACAACCCGCCGATCATGCCGGGCTGGGACAACGCGGACGTGCCGGAGATCCTCGGCTCCCGGTTCCACGCGCCCGTGCTCGTGGACAACGACGTGAACATCATGGCGCTCGGCGAGCACCGCGCGGCCTGGCCGGGCGTCGCCGACCTACTGTTCGTCAAGGTCGCCACCGGTATCGGCGCCGGGATCATCGCCGACGGCGCGCTGCGCCGCGGGGCCCAGGGCTCCGCGGGCGACATCGGGCACGTCGCGGTGCCCGGCGTCACCGACATCGCGTGCCGCTGCGGCAACGTGGGCTGCCTGGAGGCCATCGCCAGCGGGCAGGCGGTCGCGAGCCGGCTGGAGGGCGCCGTCACGTCCGCCGACGTCGTCGCCCTGGTCCGGGCCGGCGACGTCGCGGCGAGCCAGGCCGTGCGCCAGGCCGGCCGGGACATCGGCGCGGTGCTCGCGACCAGCGTGAGCCTGCTCAACCCGTCGATGATCGTGATCGGCGGCATCCTGGCGGACGCCGGCGAGCACATCGTGGCCGGCATCCGCGAGGTCGTCTACCAGCGGTCGCTGCCGCTGGCCACGCAGCACCTGCGCATCGTCACCGCGCGGACCGGCACGCAGGCCGGCGTGCTCGGCGCGAGCGCCATGGCGGTCGACCAGGCCCTGTCGTCGGACGCGGTGGACCGCCTGGTGGCCTGA
- a CDS encoding sugar ABC transporter ATP-binding protein yields MVDADPQPTEQPAQQPLLRMRGIVKEFPGARALDGVDLEVRPGEVHCLLGQNGAGKSTLIKTLAGAHQPTAGEILIDEQQVTIANPVAALRLGIATIYQELDVVDGLTVAENIYLGHELATGGVTRRSEAARNTRKILDRLGHKEISPHREVGSLPAAGKQIVQLARALSRDARVVIMDEPSAVLDSEEVGNLHRIVRELTADGVAVVYISHRLEEIRQLGDRITVLKDGRTVAQSLVVADTPTKELIQLMTGRSVEYAFPDRPGVAEDADPVLQVEGLGLGDVFADVSLTVRAGEIVGLAGLVGSGRSEILETIYGARRATSGTVRVGGKRLRSGVDAAVSAGIGLCPEERKSQGLLLDEPVYRNITLSTFSRIARGGLLDEGAERAAAREQVEALDLRPAGVDRHARTLSGGNQQKALLARWLVHGCRVLLLDEPTRGVDVGARSEIYNLIRRLADDGAAVIVVSSEIPEVLGLADRVLVISDGKAVHEGPAREIDEHAVLDLVMEGSVA; encoded by the coding sequence ATGGTCGACGCGGACCCCCAACCGACAGAGCAGCCGGCGCAGCAGCCCCTGCTGCGGATGCGCGGCATCGTGAAGGAATTCCCTGGCGCGCGTGCGCTCGACGGTGTGGACCTCGAGGTCCGTCCCGGCGAGGTGCACTGCCTGCTGGGCCAGAACGGGGCAGGCAAGTCCACCCTGATCAAGACCCTCGCCGGAGCCCACCAGCCCACGGCGGGCGAGATCCTCATCGACGAGCAGCAGGTCACCATCGCGAACCCCGTCGCCGCCCTGCGGCTCGGCATCGCGACCATCTACCAGGAGCTCGACGTCGTCGACGGCCTGACCGTCGCCGAGAACATCTACCTGGGCCACGAGCTCGCGACGGGCGGCGTCACCCGCCGGTCCGAGGCGGCCCGCAACACCCGGAAGATCCTCGACCGGCTCGGTCACAAGGAGATCTCCCCGCACCGTGAGGTGGGCTCGCTGCCCGCCGCGGGCAAGCAGATCGTCCAGCTCGCCCGGGCGCTGTCGCGCGACGCGCGCGTCGTCATCATGGACGAGCCGTCCGCCGTGCTGGACTCCGAGGAGGTCGGCAACCTCCACCGCATCGTGCGCGAGCTCACGGCCGACGGCGTCGCCGTCGTCTACATCTCGCACCGCCTGGAGGAGATCCGGCAGCTCGGCGACCGGATCACCGTGCTCAAGGACGGCCGCACGGTCGCCCAGAGCCTGGTCGTGGCGGACACCCCGACCAAGGAGCTGATCCAGCTCATGACCGGCAGGTCGGTCGAGTACGCGTTCCCCGACCGCCCCGGTGTGGCCGAGGACGCAGACCCGGTGCTCCAGGTCGAGGGCCTCGGGCTCGGCGACGTCTTCGCGGACGTCTCCCTCACGGTGCGCGCCGGCGAGATCGTCGGCCTGGCCGGCCTCGTGGGCTCGGGCCGCTCCGAGATCCTGGAGACGATCTACGGCGCCCGGCGGGCGACGTCGGGCACCGTGCGCGTGGGCGGCAAGCGCCTGCGCTCCGGGGTGGACGCCGCCGTGAGTGCGGGGATCGGCCTGTGCCCCGAGGAGCGCAAGAGCCAGGGCCTGCTCCTGGACGAGCCGGTCTACCGCAACATCACCCTGTCCACCTTCTCGCGCATCGCACGCGGTGGGCTGCTCGACGAGGGCGCCGAGCGCGCCGCGGCGCGGGAGCAGGTCGAGGCGCTCGACCTGCGGCCCGCCGGCGTGGACCGCCATGCCCGCACGCTCTCGGGCGGCAACCAGCAGAAGGCGCTGCTCGCCCGCTGGCTCGTGCACGGCTGCCGTGTCCTGCTGCTCGACGAGCCCACGCGGGGCGTCGACGTCGGCGCGCGCTCCGAGATCTACAACCTGATCCGCCGCCTGGCCGACGACGGCGCCGCCGTGATCGTCGTGTCCAGCGAGATCCCCGAGGTGCTCGGCCTCGCGGACCGCGTGCTGGTCATCTCCGACGGCAAGGCGGTCCACGAGGGCCCGGCCCGTGAAATCGACGAGCACGCCGTGCTCGACCTGGTCATGGAAGGAAGTGTGGCGTGA